From a region of the Streptococcus ruminantium genome:
- a CDS encoding DNA glycosylase AlkZ-like family protein, with translation MYKPPVFTGGYDSASFDQLLLGYEKKANPFFDPSYIRKIYTLTGIIKPTVFYKGRLVATWR, from the coding sequence GTGTACAAGCCACCCGTTTTCACGGGTGGTTATGACTCTGCCAGTTTTGATCAACTTTTGCTCGGTTATGAAAAAAAGGCCAACCCTTTCTTTGATCCTAGCTATATTCGGAAAATTTATACCCTGACTGGTATTATAAAACCGACAGTCTTTTACAAGGGACGACTGGTAGCTACTTGGCGATGA
- a CDS encoding alpha/beta hydrolase gives MNKSYFYLDVKSHDLTVPFTGRKRRVRVLLPKGYEEDKEMSYPVVYFHDGQNVLYSKEAFSGHSWKIIPAIKRNPDITKMIVVAIDNDGAERMHEYAAWKFSEMGIPGIQFGGKGTLYAEFIMDVVKPFIDRYYRTKSDKEHTAMIGSSLGGNITQFMGLAYQDKIGCLGVFSSANWLHQAAFDRYIERKQLDPDQRIYIYVGTEEADDTDKTLMAGNIKQAYINSSLTYYRQLVAGGAKLDHLKLEVISGAVHNEEAWAAYLPECLRFLSEKW, from the coding sequence ATGAATAAGTCTTATTTTTACCTAGATGTAAAGTCACATGACTTAACCGTCCCTTTTACAGGAAGAAAACGCCGTGTGCGAGTATTGTTACCCAAAGGATATGAAGAGGATAAGGAAATGAGTTATCCAGTTGTTTATTTCCATGATGGACAAAATGTCCTCTATAGCAAGGAAGCTTTTTCAGGGCATTCTTGGAAGATTATTCCAGCAATTAAGAGAAATCCTGATATTACTAAAATGATTGTTGTTGCGATTGATAATGATGGTGCAGAGAGGATGCATGAGTACGCAGCATGGAAATTTAGTGAGATGGGGATTCCTGGTATTCAATTTGGTGGCAAAGGAACCTTATATGCAGAGTTTATCATGGATGTCGTGAAGCCATTCATTGACCGATACTATCGTACTAAGTCAGACAAGGAACATACGGCCATGATTGGTTCATCTCTCGGAGGCAATATTACCCAATTTATGGGATTAGCGTATCAAGATAAGATTGGCTGTCTGGGTGTTTTCTCATCCGCAAACTGGCTTCACCAAGCTGCATTTGATCGCTATATTGAGCGGAAACAACTTGATCCAGACCAACGTATCTACATCTATGTCGGTACAGAAGAAGCAGATGATACAGATAAGACCCTAATGGCTGGAAATATCAAACAGGCCTATATCAATTCATCTCTGACCTACTATCGTCAATTGGTAGCAGGTGGTGCTAAACTGGATCATTTAAAATTGGAAGTTATTTCTGGAGCTGTTCATAATGAAGAAGCTTGGGCAGCTTATTTGCCAGAATGTTTGCGTTTTTTAAGTGAAAAATGGTAG
- a CDS encoding esterase family protein gives MHVEFLSHWSGNLGREMHVNRYGHAGIPVVVFASSGGSYDEYADFGMIEACRGSIEAGHVQFFTLTSYDKESWLADWKSIHDKAQAHRAYEHYVIEEAIPFIKHKSGWFDGMMATGCSMGAYHALNFFLQHPDVFNKVIALSGIYDVRYFNHNQDYGHDDVVYQNSPIDYIWNQNDGWFIDHYRRADIIVCTGLGDWERDGLESFYHLKRAFEEKNIPAWFDTWGTDVAHDWAWWRKQMPFFLHTLGL, from the coding sequence ATGCATGTAGAATTTTTAAGCCACTGGTCAGGAAATCTTGGTCGTGAGATGCATGTCAATCGTTATGGTCATGCAGGAATTCCAGTTGTTGTTTTTGCTTCATCAGGTGGTTCCTACGATGAATATGCTGATTTTGGTATGATTGAAGCCTGTCGCGGCTCGATAGAAGCAGGGCATGTGCAATTTTTCACACTTACTAGCTATGATAAAGAAAGCTGGCTAGCTGATTGGAAATCTATTCATGATAAGGCTCAGGCACACCGTGCCTATGAACACTATGTAATTGAAGAGGCTATTCCTTTCATTAAACACAAAAGCGGTTGGTTTGATGGGATGATGGCAACTGGTTGTTCCATGGGAGCCTATCACGCGCTTAATTTTTTCCTTCAGCATCCAGATGTTTTCAATAAGGTGATTGCGCTATCGGGAATCTATGATGTACGGTATTTTAATCATAATCAGGACTATGGTCACGACGATGTTGTCTACCAAAATTCTCCGATAGACTATATTTGGAATCAAAATGATGGTTGGTTTATTGATCATTATCGCCGGGCGGATATTATTGTCTGCACTGGTTTGGGAGATTGGGAGCGAGATGGCTTAGAATCATTTTATCATCTTAAACGTGCTTTTGAAGAGAAGAATATTCCAGCTTGGTTTGATACATGGGGAACAGACGTAGCCCATGATTGGGCTTGGTGGAGAAAGCAAATGCCTTTCTTTCTTCACACACTAGGTTTGTAA
- a CDS encoding ATP-grasp domain-containing protein, which translates to MNYLVISPFYPENFQPFTIELSKKEGVTVLGIGQEPYDQLSEELRNALTEYFRVENLENLDEVKRAAAFLIYKHGPIDRVESHNEYWLELDASLREQFHIFGAKPNHLKKTKLKSEMKKYFTKAGVPVVPGMVIKTEKDIEKAVKKIGFPMIAKPDNGVGASGTFKLTQKADLETFRATWDGQTIYFFEKFVNSSMITTYDGLVDSKGNIVFETSLTYVHTPFELLQSKKDNAYYIEKELDPRLVAYGRAIMKTFGMKERFFHIEFFKDDNDYIAIEYNNRIAGGFTVEAYNYAHSIDLFRDYANVVTGGAVEERHFAPQYCLVVTRRDTTNYVHPVDELRNRYTDKLKAIKRMPDAFAGLQGNDAYLLVTDSKEVLDDMIAFIGEVK; encoded by the coding sequence ATGAATTATCTTGTCATTTCCCCTTTTTATCCAGAAAATTTTCAGCCCTTTACGATCGAGCTATCTAAGAAGGAAGGAGTTACGGTTCTCGGTATTGGTCAAGAGCCGTACGACCAACTTTCTGAGGAGCTCCGCAATGCCCTAACAGAATATTTTCGTGTTGAAAATCTTGAAAATTTAGATGAAGTGAAACGAGCTGCTGCCTTTTTGATATATAAACATGGTCCAATTGATCGTGTTGAATCACACAATGAATATTGGCTAGAATTGGATGCCAGTCTTCGCGAACAGTTTCATATCTTTGGCGCCAAACCTAATCATCTTAAAAAGACAAAACTCAAATCTGAGATGAAGAAATACTTCACAAAAGCTGGAGTACCAGTTGTACCGGGAATGGTTATCAAGACCGAAAAAGATATTGAGAAAGCTGTGAAAAAAATCGGCTTTCCAATGATTGCTAAACCTGATAATGGCGTAGGGGCATCAGGGACTTTCAAATTAACTCAAAAAGCTGATTTGGAAACTTTTAGGGCTACTTGGGATGGCCAGACAATCTATTTCTTCGAGAAATTTGTCAATTCAAGTATGATTACGACCTATGATGGTTTGGTTGATAGCAAAGGAAATATCGTTTTTGAAACAAGTCTAACCTATGTTCATACACCTTTTGAATTGTTGCAAAGTAAAAAAGATAACGCTTATTATATCGAAAAGGAATTGGATCCAAGGTTGGTAGCCTATGGTAGGGCCATTATGAAGACTTTCGGAATGAAAGAACGCTTTTTTCACATTGAGTTTTTTAAAGATGATAATGACTACATTGCAATTGAGTATAACAATCGTATAGCTGGTGGTTTCACAGTAGAAGCATATAATTATGCTCATTCGATTGATCTTTTCCGTGATTATGCCAATGTAGTGACTGGGGGTGCCGTTGAAGAACGTCATTTTGCACCGCAATATTGTCTGGTGGTAACCCGTCGCGATACAACCAATTATGTCCACCCAGTTGATGAGCTTCGTAATCGCTACACCGATAAACTAAAAGCAATAAAACGTATGCCAGATGCTTTTGCAGGATTGCAAGGCAATGATGCCTATTTACTTGTAACAGATAGCAAAGAAGTACTTGACGATATGATTGCCTTCATTGGTGAAGTAAAATAA
- a CDS encoding NisI/SpaI family lantibiotic immunity lipoprotein has translation MKKKILGLIAISSFIFTACSSSSAGISFNETYQIFHYKGKNYAITKQRVKGDSIRTAETRFMEWPVVKEKGRVKETVSLNNLYVTSSDQWVIGIQGHYYKVELASRVAESDRIDYQKVLDEVDSQNYLKD, from the coding sequence ATGAAAAAGAAGATACTAGGCCTGATCGCTATAAGCAGTTTTATCTTTACTGCTTGCTCCTCATCCTCGGCTGGAATTAGTTTTAATGAGACATACCAAATCTTCCATTACAAGGGCAAAAACTATGCTATTACCAAACAAAGAGTAAAGGGAGATTCTATTCGGACAGCAGAAACCAGATTTATGGAGTGGCCTGTTGTCAAAGAGAAAGGAAGAGTAAAAGAAACAGTTTCCCTTAATAACCTCTACGTGACAAGTAGTGACCAGTGGGTAATCGGTATTCAGGGACACTATTATAAAGTGGAACTTGCGAGTAGAGTTGCCGAGTCAGATCGTATTGATTACCAAAAAGTGCTAGATGAAGTTGATAGTCAAAATTATTTAAAAGATTAG
- a CDS encoding ABC transporter ATP-binding protein, giving the protein MLLEINHLEKIYRTRFSKEETRALQDVDFKVEEGEFIAIMGESGSGKTTLLNILATLDKPTRGSVILNNQDITKIKEGKLADFRLRNLGFVFQDFNLLDTLSVQDNIFLPLVLARESHKEMDKRLVALAPKLRIQDLLKKRPFELSGGQKQRVAIARSLITQPQIVLADEPTAALDYRNSEDLLSLFEQINEGGQTILMVTHSANAASHAKRVLFIKDGRIFHQLYKAGKNNQDFSREISLNMSALLGGE; this is encoded by the coding sequence ATGTTATTAGAAATCAATCATTTAGAAAAAATCTACCGCACACGTTTTTCAAAAGAGGAGACACGTGCCCTTCAAGATGTGGATTTTAAGGTAGAAGAAGGCGAGTTTATCGCCATTATGGGTGAAAGTGGATCAGGTAAAACGACCTTGCTCAATATTTTGGCGACTTTGGACAAGCCAACTAGGGGGTCGGTCATCTTGAACAATCAGGACATTACGAAAATCAAAGAGGGGAAGTTAGCAGATTTTCGCTTGCGCAATCTAGGTTTTGTATTCCAAGATTTTAATCTTTTGGACACTCTATCCGTTCAAGACAATATCTTTCTACCTTTGGTGTTGGCGCGTGAGAGTCACAAAGAAATGGACAAACGATTGGTGGCACTAGCTCCAAAACTTCGTATTCAAGATTTGTTAAAAAAACGTCCTTTTGAGCTATCGGGTGGGCAAAAGCAGCGCGTGGCTATTGCACGAAGCCTGATTACCCAGCCGCAGATCGTCCTAGCTGATGAGCCAACTGCTGCCTTAGATTACCGCAATTCAGAAGACTTACTCAGTCTCTTTGAACAGATCAATGAAGGTGGGCAGACTATCCTTATGGTCACTCACTCAGCCAATGCTGCCAGTCATGCCAAGCGAGTTCTATTTATCAAAGATGGGCGCATTTTCCATCAGCTCTATAAGGCGGGTAAGAACAATCAAGATTTTTCAAGGGAAATCTCACTCAATATGTCTGCCCTGCTAGGAGGTGAGTAG
- a CDS encoding ABC transporter permease, producing MFYFKLAQQNIRKSISVFAPFVLASLVLYTIICSMFLLMLSPVMESMKTGGIALGLGLVVLTIFSLIMEIYSFNFLMKQRAREFGLYNMLGMNKKKVSLIASLELIMIFLIIVLIGSIFSSIFSNVLYLIFVNLLKYTDLHFSIAPLAFVMTALLFAGIFLFLELLAIRNISKTSPLILFRASEKGEKEPRGNILLAVLGVLALGIGYYLSLSSKVQGVGVIYRFFIAALCVIAGTYLFYISFIAWYLKARRKNKGYFYTPEHFVTTSQMIFRMKQHATGLANITLLAVMAFVTIATTSSLYAGTSGIVNTLYPKESSISLRTSDRQTGKQTLQDVVLSHFPGERVEDHLTYLTYGAAIQYDSGEKLVINSETVSSPDFTKMFYVCFITQDDFRGLGNKLPTLAANQVAFFQPGKKYPLKTLSIGDKTLENVISLDKATFPDSVNTINRAVIIVSDDKALLNIRDYYEANHPKGYPTSLNYRVFMDLTQEQVESIGEMIGNMFILSDSTGERIGTIIQKADFQNTMLGFTGGFLFTGFLLGISFLLGAALIIYYKQYSEGYEDKKSYKILQEVGMSQQSVKKTINSQILLVFFMPLAMATLHFLVSLVMLRQMLLMFGGTSSTVIYTASGVTLIFIAFIYFIIYKWTSRTYYRIIER from the coding sequence ATGTTTTATTTCAAACTTGCTCAGCAAAATATCCGCAAATCCATTAGTGTATTTGCTCCCTTTGTTCTAGCTAGTTTAGTCCTATATACCATCATTTGTTCTATGTTTCTACTCATGTTGAGTCCTGTCATGGAATCCATGAAAACTGGTGGTATTGCCCTCGGACTTGGTTTAGTCGTTTTGACTATTTTCTCACTGATTATGGAAATTTATAGTTTTAATTTCCTTATGAAGCAACGAGCCAGAGAATTTGGTCTTTACAATATGTTGGGAATGAATAAGAAAAAAGTTTCATTGATTGCTAGCCTAGAGCTCATCATGATCTTCTTAATCATTGTTCTGATTGGATCTATCTTTAGTAGTATCTTTTCCAATGTTCTTTATTTGATCTTTGTTAATTTGCTAAAATATACTGATTTACATTTTAGTATTGCTCCGCTAGCCTTTGTCATGACTGCTCTTCTTTTTGCGGGTATTTTCCTCTTCTTAGAATTACTTGCTATTCGGAATATCAGCAAGACCAGCCCTCTCATTCTCTTTAGAGCTAGTGAGAAAGGAGAGAAGGAGCCTAGGGGAAATATTCTTTTGGCAGTTTTGGGAGTCTTAGCTCTGGGAATAGGGTATTATCTCTCATTATCTTCTAAAGTACAGGGTGTTGGGGTTATCTATCGCTTCTTTATAGCTGCGCTTTGTGTCATTGCCGGTACCTATCTTTTCTACATTAGTTTTATAGCTTGGTATTTAAAAGCACGCAGAAAAAATAAAGGTTATTTTTACACCCCAGAACATTTCGTGACGACTTCACAGATGATTTTTCGTATGAAGCAACATGCGACAGGTCTTGCTAATATCACTCTTTTAGCGGTGATGGCTTTTGTAACCATTGCTACAACGAGTTCACTCTATGCCGGTACTTCAGGTATTGTAAACACTCTTTATCCAAAGGAATCCTCTATTTCCCTCCGTACTTCGGATCGCCAAACAGGTAAGCAAACCTTGCAGGATGTGGTACTTAGCCATTTTCCAGGAGAAAGAGTAGAGGATCATCTGACCTATTTGACCTATGGTGCTGCTATCCAATATGATAGCGGGGAAAAACTTGTCATCAATTCTGAAACTGTATCCAGTCCTGATTTTACAAAGATGTTTTATGTTTGCTTTATAACACAAGATGACTTTAGAGGATTGGGAAATAAGTTGCCAACATTGGCAGCCAATCAAGTCGCCTTTTTCCAACCAGGTAAAAAATATCCTTTAAAAACACTATCCATAGGTGATAAAACTCTTGAAAATGTGATTAGTCTGGATAAGGCGACCTTTCCAGATAGTGTCAATACTATCAATCGTGCAGTCATTATAGTGAGTGATGATAAGGCTCTATTAAATATTCGTGATTATTATGAAGCGAATCACCCTAAAGGGTATCCCACAAGCTTGAACTATCGGGTTTTCATGGATTTGACCCAAGAACAGGTAGAGAGTATCGGTGAAATGATAGGAAATATGTTCATACTTTCTGATTCAACTGGTGAAAGAATCGGTACGATCATCCAGAAAGCAGATTTTCAAAACACAATGTTAGGCTTTACCGGGGGCTTCCTTTTTACAGGTTTCTTGTTAGGGATTAGTTTCCTTCTTGGTGCGGCTTTGATTATTTACTACAAGCAGTATTCTGAAGGATACGAAGATAAAAAATCCTATAAGATCTTGCAGGAAGTGGGCATGAGTCAGCAATCTGTCAAGAAAACCATCAATTCGCAAATACTGTTGGTCTTCTTTATGCCACTGGCTATGGCTACTCTACATTTCCTCGTTTCACTGGTTATGCTCAGACAAATGTTACTGATGTTTGGAGGAACCTCCTCCACCGTAATCTACACTGCCAGTGGGGTCACTCTAATCTTTATTGCTTTCATCTACTTTATCATTTATAAATGGACCAGTAGAACGTATTACCGGATTATTGAGCGGTAG
- a CDS encoding DNA-binding response regulator, with amino-acid sequence MKKETIYIVEDDEMIVQLLTQHLGKSYRVESVQNFRAVSQEVAELQPNLILMDINLPYYNGFYWTTEIRKTMTMPIIFISSSDDEMNAVMAMNMGGDDFVSKPFSLGILDAKIGAFLRRVNQFNKTMQLELDHYLLSLDGYFSNESDKVHLSPTETKILTTLLHQQGQIVRKEDLLEKLWENEEFIDQNTLNVNMTRLRKKVSELGFNRIHTVRGVGYIVK; translated from the coding sequence ATGAAGAAAGAAACGATTTATATTGTAGAAGATGACGAAATGATTGTGCAGCTCTTGACACAGCATTTGGGGAAATCTTATCGAGTTGAGAGTGTACAAAATTTTCGAGCAGTTAGTCAGGAAGTAGCAGAACTCCAGCCAAACTTGATTCTGATGGATATTAACCTACCATATTACAATGGGTTTTATTGGACGACTGAAATTCGTAAGACTATGACCATGCCAATTATTTTCATTTCCTCCAGTGATGATGAGATGAATGCTGTAATGGCTATGAATATGGGCGGTGATGATTTTGTGTCTAAACCTTTTTCATTAGGCATTTTGGATGCCAAAATTGGAGCCTTTCTTCGTCGAGTCAATCAATTCAATAAAACAATGCAGCTAGAGCTTGATCATTACCTCTTGAGCTTGGATGGCTATTTTTCCAATGAATCGGATAAGGTTCATCTCTCTCCAACAGAAACCAAGATTTTAACGACCCTGTTACATCAGCAGGGACAAATCGTTCGTAAGGAGGACTTACTGGAAAAGCTCTGGGAAAATGAGGAATTTATTGATCAAAATACGCTCAATGTCAATATGACCCGACTGCGTAAAAAAGTCAGTGAATTAGGTTTTAACCGTATTCATACGGTTCGTGGTGTGGGGTATATTGTCAAATGA
- a CDS encoding sensor histidine kinase: MMIAFIREYRSLYFSYVVLAGSFILLFFLYRLPVEFLGHALMLSVTLLIILTIGLYWKFYKRMKALEDYVDEKDLPLLNKPIDLTYLHLIELEKQATREQLLEYKSREEDLQAMVKMWSHQMKVPLAALSLMSQTRNLKQQDVNYQLMRLDNYMGNLLNYLKLTNHNSDFRFEQIEVREVVIDVVKKYRNQFLQKEITVSIDGTWMLKTDRKWLSFALSQIIDNALKYSKSGGSVTVILNQGISIKDTGIGILPEDIPRLCDEGFTGYNGREHQKATGFGLYLTKRVLTQLELDMRIESQVEIGTEVVINKRRD, from the coding sequence ATGATGATTGCATTTATTCGAGAATACCGGAGCTTGTATTTTTCTTACGTAGTTTTGGCAGGTAGTTTTATTTTACTTTTTTTCCTCTATCGCCTACCTGTAGAATTTTTGGGACATGCTCTGATGTTGTCTGTGACACTCCTTATCATCTTGACAATTGGGCTATATTGGAAATTTTACAAACGCATGAAAGCCCTAGAGGATTATGTGGATGAAAAGGACCTGCCCTTGCTCAACAAACCAATAGATTTGACCTATCTGCATTTAATTGAGTTGGAAAAACAAGCTACACGTGAACAACTTTTGGAATACAAGTCCAGAGAAGAAGATCTACAAGCTATGGTTAAAATGTGGTCCCATCAGATGAAAGTCCCCTTAGCAGCTCTGTCCTTGATGAGCCAGACCAGGAATTTAAAGCAGCAAGATGTCAATTACCAGCTTATGCGTCTGGACAATTATATGGGGAATCTTCTTAACTATCTCAAATTAACCAATCATAATAGTGATTTTCGTTTTGAGCAAATAGAAGTGAGAGAAGTAGTGATTGATGTAGTCAAAAAATACCGCAATCAGTTTTTACAAAAGGAAATAACTGTGAGCATAGATGGTACATGGATGTTGAAAACGGATAGAAAGTGGTTGAGCTTTGCTCTTTCACAGATTATTGACAATGCTCTCAAGTACAGCAAGTCAGGGGGCAGTGTGACAGTCATCTTAAATCAAGGAATTTCAATCAAAGATACAGGAATTGGCATATTACCTGAAGACATCCCAAGACTGTGCGACGAGGGATTTACAGGTTATAACGGGCGTGAACATCAGAAAGCGACTGGCTTCGGACTTTACTTGACCAAGCGGGTTCTGACACAATTAGAGTTGGATATGCGGATAGAAAGCCAAGTGGAAATTGGAACAGAGGTAGTTATCAATAAGCGGAGAGACTAG
- a CDS encoding phosphohexomutase domain-containing protein, giving the protein MSHHVLQNGSDIRGIAIATDEYAVNLTTQATQNIVRGLIHWLIQDPELAQTYQQGQLTIGIGRDSRLSGPDLVSTFTEEAVRLGIQMIDFGIATTPALFMSTQYPQFKCHAGVMITASHLPYYFNGIKIFSANGGAEHDDIDFILSHYEDLPSSRLGSVTQADLMTPYAQDLVTKIRQACKGQEKPLSGLNIIVDAGNGAGGFFAGKVLAELGADTTGSQFLDPDGTFPNHIPNPDNKEAMESIRQAVLKQGADLGIIFDTDVDRAALVTKSGSILNRNNLIAVLSQIILAEHPGTSIVTNSPTTEHLKVFIEGLGGKQIRYISGYRNVINKALETNKAGIDCQLAIETSGHAAFKENYFLDDGTYVAAKILMLLPKLQAQGQSLDDLIAQLKQPVETQEVRFKLESPDYRKLGEQVIAALRQTQFEGFTFNPENEEGVRFDLTAPYGEGWLLLRMSLHEPLLVLQVENDQAGHIPAVLQTISTFLDKYPTVNQEKLKELM; this is encoded by the coding sequence ATGTCACATCATGTTTTACAGAATGGGTCAGATATTCGAGGAATTGCTATTGCAACTGATGAATACGCTGTCAATCTAACAACTCAAGCGACCCAAAATATTGTCCGTGGTCTCATTCATTGGTTGATTCAGGATCCCGAATTAGCCCAAACCTACCAGCAAGGTCAACTGACAATAGGTATTGGTCGGGACAGTCGTTTAAGTGGCCCTGATTTAGTATCAACTTTTACGGAAGAAGCTGTTCGCCTTGGAATTCAGATGATTGATTTTGGCATTGCCACTACACCCGCTCTCTTCATGAGTACTCAGTATCCGCAGTTCAAGTGTCATGCTGGTGTGATGATTACCGCCAGTCACCTGCCGTATTATTTTAATGGTATTAAGATTTTTTCAGCAAATGGCGGAGCAGAACACGATGATATTGACTTTATCCTCTCGCATTATGAAGACTTGCCGAGTTCACGCTTGGGAAGTGTGACTCAAGCAGATTTGATGACACCTTACGCTCAAGATCTAGTCACAAAAATCCGTCAGGCATGCAAGGGGCAGGAAAAACCATTAAGCGGTTTGAATATTATTGTTGATGCTGGAAATGGAGCTGGAGGATTCTTTGCGGGAAAAGTTTTAGCAGAACTAGGAGCAGACACGACAGGGTCGCAATTTCTTGATCCAGATGGAACCTTCCCGAATCACATTCCAAATCCTGATAATAAAGAGGCAATGGAAAGCATTCGCCAGGCTGTCTTGAAACAGGGAGCAGATTTGGGCATTATTTTTGATACAGATGTTGACCGTGCAGCTCTTGTAACCAAGTCTGGCTCCATTCTCAACCGCAACAACCTGATTGCTGTTCTCAGTCAGATTATTCTAGCTGAACACCCGGGGACTAGTATTGTGACAAACTCTCCAACAACCGAACACCTAAAAGTGTTTATTGAAGGTCTTGGCGGCAAGCAAATCCGCTATATTTCAGGCTACCGCAATGTCATCAATAAAGCCCTTGAAACGAATAAGGCTGGTATCGACTGTCAGTTGGCGATCGAGACTTCTGGACATGCAGCATTCAAAGAAAATTATTTTCTTGATGACGGTACCTATGTCGCAGCAAAAATTCTCATGTTATTGCCAAAGCTCCAAGCGCAAGGGCAGTCTTTGGACGATTTGATTGCCCAGCTTAAGCAACCTGTAGAAACTCAGGAGGTTCGATTTAAGTTAGAATCACCAGATTACCGCAAACTTGGTGAGCAGGTAATCGCTGCTCTTCGTCAAACTCAGTTTGAAGGTTTTACTTTTAACCCAGAAAACGAAGAAGGAGTACGCTTTGATTTGACTGCTCCTTATGGCGAAGGCTGGTTATTGTTGCGAATGAGTCTGCATGAGCCATTATTGGTCTTACAGGTTGAAAATGATCAAGCAGGTCACATTCCAGCTGTTTTACAGACTATCTCTACTTTTTTAGATAAATATCCAACTGTCAATCAAGAAAAGTTGAAGGAATTGATGTAG
- the xerS gene encoding tyrosine recombinase XerS, which produces MRRELLLEKIEQLKAIMPWYVLEYYQSKLTVPYSFTTLYEYLKEYRRFFEWLQDSALVSARQIADIPLEALEHLTKKDMEAFILYLRERPLLNANTTQNGVSQTTINRTLSALSSLFKYLTEEVENEQGEPYFYRNVMKKVSTKKKKETLAARAENIKQKLFLGDETMEFLDYVENEYQAKLSKRALSSFQKNKERDLAILALLLASGVRLSEAVNLDLRDVNIKMMMIEVTRKGGKRDSVNVAGFAKPYLENYMSIRQQRYKAEKADTAFFLSEYRGLPNRIDASSIEKMVAKYSADFKIRVTPHKLRHTLATRLYDATKSQVLVSHQLGHANTQVTDLYTHIVNDEQKNALDKL; this is translated from the coding sequence ATGCGACGTGAGTTGTTATTAGAGAAAATTGAGCAATTAAAAGCCATCATGCCTTGGTATGTGCTGGAGTATTATCAATCTAAGCTAACTGTTCCTTACAGCTTTACAACTTTATACGAATACTTGAAAGAATATCGACGTTTCTTTGAATGGTTGCAAGATTCTGCCTTGGTGTCTGCTAGACAGATTGCTGACATCCCATTGGAGGCGCTTGAACATCTGACAAAGAAAGATATGGAGGCCTTTATTCTTTATCTACGAGAGCGCCCTTTATTAAATGCTAACACCACGCAGAATGGCGTGTCGCAGACCACCATTAACCGTACTCTGTCGGCGCTTTCTAGTCTCTTCAAGTATTTGACTGAAGAGGTGGAGAATGAGCAAGGAGAACCCTACTTCTACCGCAATGTTATGAAAAAGGTATCCACCAAGAAAAAGAAAGAAACCTTAGCAGCACGGGCAGAAAACATCAAGCAAAAGCTCTTTTTAGGTGATGAGACCATGGAATTCCTGGACTATGTAGAAAATGAATATCAAGCTAAATTATCCAAACGAGCCCTCTCTTCTTTTCAAAAAAATAAAGAAAGAGACTTAGCAATTCTAGCCCTTCTGTTAGCATCTGGTGTCCGTTTATCCGAGGCTGTCAATTTAGACCTCCGTGATGTTAATATCAAAATGATGATGATTGAAGTTACGCGTAAAGGTGGCAAGCGCGACTCAGTAAATGTAGCCGGTTTTGCCAAGCCCTATTTGGAGAATTATATGAGTATCCGTCAGCAACGCTACAAGGCTGAAAAAGCAGATACCGCCTTCTTTCTATCGGAATACCGTGGGCTTCCTAATCGTATCGACGCTTCTTCTATTGAAAAAATGGTAGCCAAATACTCCGCAGATTTTAAAATACGTGTGACTCCCCATAAGCTCCGACACACGCTTGCAACACGCCTTTATGATGCCACAAAGTCACAAGTTCTTGTTAGTCATCAATTAGGTCATGCCAATACTCAGGTTACAGACCTCTATACTCACATTGTCAATGATGAACAGAAAAATGCTTTGGATAAATTATAA